A stretch of DNA from Syntrophales bacterium:
TGACAGTATCCATGGCAGCGCTAATCAATGGTATACGGAGGATGATATTATTGGTCAACTTAGTAGTAGTATCAACCTCTCCTGGAAGAACATCACTCTCCGCTGGAACAAGGAGTAGATCATCGAAAGTAAGGGCCTCCCTTATTGGTTCTTCAAACATTTTTTCACCTCAAAGTTTTTTACTGATTTTTCTGTTTAAGATAGAAGCGTTGACCCTTTATCTGAAGATAAAATCGATTTTCGTCCGCATCAAATTCAATGAAATTCGCTATTTGATAGTAGGCAGCTCGAGTGAACCTGGCCGGAAACTTTCCCGGACAAACCTTACAATACAATACATTATCTTCTCCAATCTCCAGAGTTTCTGGATCGAGTGTCTCTATAGTATCGTCAGAGAGCAACACCCTAAATCCCTCAACATACCCATCCCCTTTGCCAACTTGATACACAGCCTTTACCACATACGCCGTATCCTCCACATCTATGTAACAACGATCATTAGGAAATTCAATTAAGTAGCGACCACACTCATCCATTTTGAGATGTTTGTAGAATAGGTTCACTATATCTTTCCGAAACATCTCGGCTCCTCTGTAGTACCAAACACCATCTTTATCAATTCTTATATCACTTTTTGTAACATCCACCATTTTTCCACTCAAAAACTCCTTCTGCTATCCAAAAGGATCGTGACTGGACCGTCGTTCACAACATCTATCTTCATATCTGCCTGAAACTCACCCGAACCTATCCTCCCTGGCAAACTATTCTCCGCACGTTTCAGAAAGTACTCATAGAGCCTTCGAGCAAGTTCTGGCTCCTCTGCTTTAATAAAGGATGGGCGTCTTCCCTTACTGCAATCGGCCAGCAATGTGAATTGTGATATAATCATCATTTGGCCATTCATGTCAAGGAGCGAAAGGTTCATTTTTCCACCTCTGTCTTCGAAGATCCTCAAATTCAAAATCTTCTGCAGTAAATAATCAGCATCAGTTTCTTGATCACCTTTCTCAACACCAAGAAAAACAATAACACCCCTTCCTGTCTCGGATATCAAAGATCCGTCCACATGCACACTCACTTTATCAACTCTCTGGATAACCGCCCTCATAAAGCCTTACACCTTCCAAAATTTTCTATACATGTTAGCAAATAACGTTTTCCGCATTCAAGCAACCATTAGTTCCACTATTCAGTCAAGGGATAACCATCAAAGAGGGGATACCGGTAGTCTACAAGGCAGGTTACCCACACATTTGCCAGTTCGTCTTTCCATATCTCAGGTACAGATTTCTCTACGGTTTCTGTTGAACGCGCGAAAACATCATCAAACAAAGTTATTTTACCTTTTTCACTCTTTTTTATACCATATTTAAAAATGTTCCTTCTTTGGGGAGAGATCTCCATAATTGTCTCTCTTGTAGCAAAGATTTCACTATTGTTCGCCAGATGAGACAGATAGATCACATGGCTCATAATACCTCCACTACAGTTAACATCTGATGGTAAAAAATTTCTTCCATCCAAAGAAATGTATTTTCCATGGGAAATCGCTATACCAAAAAATATATCATATCCGATTTTTTTTCCCCATTCCTCAAGGATACTCATAATGTTCTGCCTGAGAGCAAATGCACACCTCAATGTCCTCTCTACATATTCATCACTTGAAAAAAACACGGATAAAAAAGTGTGCATCATATCCTTGATAAACAGACCCCCAAAATTAGCAACTGTGCTCTCGAAACTTTTTCGCACAGTATTCATAATCGAGACAT
This window harbors:
- the dtd gene encoding D-aminoacyl-tRNA deacylase yields the protein MRAVIQRVDKVSVHVDGSLISETGRGVIVFLGVEKGDQETDADYLLQKILNLRIFEDRGGKMNLSLLDMNGQMMIISQFTLLADCSKGRRPSFIKAEEPELARRLYEYFLKRAENSLPGRIGSGEFQADMKIDVVNDGPVTILLDSRRSF
- a CDS encoding DUF1285 domain-containing protein: MSGKMVDVTKSDIRIDKDGVWYYRGAEMFRKDIVNLFYKHLKMDECGRYLIEFPNDRCYIDVEDTAYVVKAVYQVGKGDGYVEGFRVLLSDDTIETLDPETLEIGEDNVLYCKVCPGKFPARFTRAAYYQIANFIEFDADENRFYLQIKGQRFYLKQKNQ
- a CDS encoding MerR family transcriptional regulator; amino-acid sequence: MDRYFISSREVLAITGISRSTLNNYIKFGLVPVPDVRKCVKGHGQIRRLGYFPVWVIDRIKEIRDLKRKGLTMDKIVEKFNKITPWEAKEASTCFLAGEWVNICVLGLAIQNGDEVCRRVLPEGYVSIMNTVRKSFESTVANFGGLFIKDMMHTFLSVFFSSDEYVERTLRCAFALRQNIMSILEEWGKKIGYDIFFGIAISHGKYISLDGRNFLPSDVNCSGGIMSHVIYLSHLANNSEIFATRETIMEISPQRRNIFKYGIKKSEKGKITLFDDVFARSTETVEKSVPEIWKDELANVWVTCLVDYRYPLFDGYPLTE